Proteins from a genomic interval of Halopseudomonas litoralis:
- a CDS encoding anti-virulence regulator CigR family protein: MRLRHLVISLFAAAALLGSLAQAAPGPYAPGKSHEHRKAFKQHQQQRDHHRQQNLGRDHNRYGQQHPGSGYRPRDHAVPPDHRQIYQQRHQYRAPDRGQLRRQIYQNRHHIGRGPALPPRARLITGRPIPHGWSQRLPHQHLRHLPHYPGYEWHRAGSNLVLVAVTTGLIYTIMENVLN, encoded by the coding sequence ATGAGATTACGCCACCTTGTCATCAGCCTCTTCGCCGCAGCGGCATTGCTGGGCTCCTTGGCCCAGGCCGCTCCGGGCCCCTATGCGCCGGGCAAATCCCACGAGCATCGCAAGGCTTTCAAACAGCATCAGCAGCAACGCGACCATCACCGTCAGCAGAACCTGGGACGTGATCACAACCGCTACGGTCAACAGCATCCCGGCTCAGGCTACCGGCCGCGGGACCATGCCGTACCGCCCGATCATCGGCAGATCTACCAGCAACGCCACCAATATCGGGCGCCCGACCGGGGTCAGCTGCGTCGGCAGATTTACCAGAACCGCCACCACATCGGCCGCGGCCCAGCCCTGCCGCCCCGCGCCCGCCTGATTACCGGCCGCCCGATACCCCATGGCTGGAGCCAACGCCTGCCGCATCAACATCTGCGGCACTTGCCGCACTATCCCGGTTATGAATGGCACCGGGCGGGTAGCAATCTGGTACTGGTAGCCGTTACCACCGGGCTGATCTACACCATAATGGAGAATGTGCTCAATTGA
- a CDS encoding YebG family protein: protein MAVEIVYRSSRDPERLFMDKAEADRHDKMLELAEVLSDVLRKAVPSITEAQSEEAGIYMARQRDLFAKAFKSSPDVLAALLEEEPA, encoded by the coding sequence ATGGCCGTTGAAATAGTCTATCGCAGCAGCAGAGACCCGGAGCGCCTGTTCATGGATAAAGCCGAAGCCGATCGTCACGACAAGATGCTGGAACTGGCTGAAGTCCTGAGTGATGTCCTGCGCAAAGCGGTACCGTCAATCACCGAGGCGCAATCGGAAGAAGCGGGAATCTACATGGCCAGGCAACGCGACCTGTTCGCCAAAGCGTTCAAGAGCTCGCCGGATGTCCTCGCCGCATTGCTGGAAGAAGAGCCGGCTTGA
- a CDS encoding DMT family transporter: protein MNAILYAATVLIWGTTWIAISMQTGTVPVLVSVFYRFAIAAALMLLVLRVSGRLQKLGRSDHLFCLLQGMCVFGFNFVCFYTANAYINSGLESVLFSLAILFNALNGVLFFGKRITLRLMLANLLGFAGIVSLFWHDLIDGQMSSGTLLGIGLSMLGTYGFSLGNMVSVRFQLRKLDLLTTNAWAMGYGALTMLVLALVTGASFAIEPTAAYIGSLLYLALIGSIIGFASYFSLIGRIGAGPAAYTTVMFPLIALGMSTLFEGYQWTGAAVVGLVLILLGNVVMFYQPRAAAVPGES from the coding sequence ATGAACGCCATTCTGTATGCGGCAACCGTTCTGATCTGGGGTACCACATGGATCGCCATCAGCATGCAGACGGGGACTGTCCCGGTGCTGGTGTCGGTGTTCTACCGCTTTGCCATCGCGGCTGCCCTCATGCTGCTGGTGCTCAGGGTGAGTGGCCGGTTGCAGAAACTGGGTCGCAGCGATCATCTGTTCTGCCTGTTGCAGGGCATGTGCGTGTTCGGCTTCAACTTTGTCTGCTTCTACACCGCCAATGCCTATATCAACAGCGGCCTGGAGTCGGTGCTGTTCTCGCTGGCGATCCTGTTCAATGCACTGAATGGCGTGCTGTTCTTTGGCAAGCGCATTACCCTGCGGCTGATGCTGGCAAACCTGCTGGGGTTCGCCGGCATCGTCAGTCTGTTCTGGCACGATCTCATTGACGGTCAGATGTCCAGCGGCACCCTGCTGGGGATCGGCTTGAGCATGCTCGGCACCTATGGTTTTTCCCTGGGCAATATGGTTAGCGTGCGATTTCAGCTGCGCAAGCTGGATCTGCTGACAACCAACGCCTGGGCCATGGGCTACGGTGCGCTGACCATGCTGGTGTTGGCGCTTGTTACCGGGGCCTCCTTTGCCATCGAACCGACTGCGGCCTATATCGGTTCGCTGCTGTATCTGGCGCTGATCGGTTCGATCATCGGCTTTGCCTCCTACTTCTCGCTGATCGGTCGCATCGGTGCCGGCCCGGCGGCCTATACCACGGTGATGTTTCCGCTGATTGCACTGGGTATGTCGACGCTGTTCGAGGGTTATCAGTGGACGGGCGCAGCGGTAGTCGGTCTGGTGCTGATTCTGCTGGGCAATGTGGTGATGTTCTATCAGCCGCGAGCGGCTGCGGTGCCCGGCGAGAGTTGA
- a CDS encoding mechanosensitive ion channel family protein: MPYWDVLTDRSLWLQLGTLVVVTLATYLLLSVILRVVSRQLAQRDKVSHGRAFHFASELLSSTSQLLIFAFALMIGLKTVELSPRWESAMSHGWFVALAFQIALWLDHAVRLWTDSLTRDGKARNLVTTTLLGIIMRIVIWTMMLLSILANLGVDITAMIASLGVGGIAIALAVQTLLSDMFASMSIGIDKPFEIGDFVVFGDVAGNIEHIGLKTTRIRSLSGEQIVIANADLLSQIVHNYKRMNTRRIVFTFGISYQTPVEKVREISAQVKRIIDATDQTRFDRAHLFAFEESRLTFEVVHIVQTSDYNRYMDIQQEINLQLMETLRDMEVQFAFPIRRVELAGGTLPEIKVAGVPQNGASANETPYGGVPSGS; this comes from the coding sequence ATGCCCTACTGGGACGTTCTCACCGACCGCTCACTCTGGCTGCAACTGGGAACCCTGGTTGTTGTTACCCTTGCCACCTATCTGCTTCTATCTGTCATTCTGCGAGTAGTCAGCCGGCAACTGGCCCAGCGCGACAAGGTATCCCATGGCCGCGCTTTCCACTTCGCCTCGGAGCTGTTGAGCTCAACCAGTCAGCTATTGATCTTCGCCTTCGCCCTGATGATAGGTCTGAAGACGGTCGAGCTGTCACCCCGCTGGGAATCGGCCATGTCCCACGGCTGGTTCGTTGCTCTGGCCTTCCAGATCGCACTCTGGCTGGATCATGCCGTCAGACTCTGGACCGACAGCCTGACGCGTGACGGCAAGGCGCGCAATCTGGTGACCACGACTCTACTGGGCATCATCATGCGGATCGTGATCTGGACCATGATGCTGTTGTCGATCCTGGCCAACCTGGGCGTGGACATCACCGCCATGATCGCCAGCCTCGGGGTAGGCGGTATCGCCATCGCCCTGGCCGTGCAGACCCTGCTCAGCGACATGTTTGCCTCCATGTCCATCGGCATCGACAAGCCCTTTGAGATCGGCGACTTCGTGGTATTCGGCGACGTCGCGGGCAATATCGAACACATTGGCCTGAAAACCACCCGCATCCGCTCGCTGAGTGGCGAGCAGATAGTCATTGCCAACGCCGACCTGCTGAGCCAGATCGTGCATAACTACAAGCGCATGAACACCCGGCGGATCGTCTTCACCTTCGGCATCAGTTATCAGACACCGGTGGAAAAGGTGCGGGAGATCAGCGCTCAGGTCAAACGGATCATCGACGCTACCGACCAGACGCGGTTTGATCGAGCTCATCTTTTCGCCTTCGAGGAAAGCCGGCTGACCTTCGAAGTCGTGCACATAGTACAGACCTCCGACTACAACCGGTACATGGACATACAGCAGGAGATCAATCTGCAGTTGATGGAAACCTTGCGCGATATGGAGGTGCAGTTCGCCTTTCCCATACGCCGTGTCGAGTTGGCCGGTGGTACTTTGCCGGAGATCAAGGTCGCCGGCGTGCCTCAGAATGGGGCGTCTGCCAATGAAACTCCTTACGGTGGTGTCCCTTCCGGCAGCTGA
- a CDS encoding DUF4142 domain-containing protein — translation MSTLRNLTCGLLAVGAATVLYRKFSGGHHSVPVMFIDDAMLQSLGIIEAARLAQERTRNDKVKNFAQKMIEDHMAINRELQQLAASRGYQVAGEDALAPKARNTLLNLKAVQSFDLAYAEHQITAHRKAISLYRRGVRIDDFDVSNFVRKALREMEHHLAMAERLADTVNADLAPATAADAAATAEVSANESGLSSGSPQQNRGDATNPHH, via the coding sequence ATGAGCACATTGCGCAATCTCACCTGTGGCCTGTTGGCCGTCGGCGCCGCTACGGTCTTGTACCGGAAATTCTCCGGCGGCCACCATTCGGTGCCTGTCATGTTCATCGACGATGCCATGTTGCAGAGCCTGGGGATAATAGAGGCTGCGCGCCTGGCGCAGGAAAGAACCCGCAACGACAAGGTCAAGAACTTCGCCCAGAAGATGATTGAGGACCATATGGCGATCAATCGCGAACTCCAGCAGCTGGCCGCCAGCCGCGGTTATCAGGTAGCCGGAGAGGATGCTCTCGCCCCCAAAGCCCGAAATACCCTTTTGAACCTGAAGGCAGTGCAGTCATTCGATCTGGCCTACGCCGAACACCAGATTACCGCTCACCGCAAGGCTATCAGCCTGTACCGACGCGGGGTTCGCATCGACGATTTCGATGTCAGCAACTTCGTCAGAAAAGCGCTCAGAGAAATGGAACATCATCTCGCCATGGCCGAGCGACTGGCAGACACCGTCAACGCAGATCTGGCGCCGGCGACAGCCGCCGATGCTGCAGCAACTGCAGAAGTCAGCGCCAATGAATCCGGCCTGAGCAGCGGCAGCCCCCAACAGAACCGCGGCGACGCCACCAATCCTCATCACTGA
- a CDS encoding undecaprenyl-phosphate glucose phosphotransferase, translating to MLNNQDGIIRSNEPILAVIQRWLDVLVISLALLLVMLWRDTPYTPQHWVNLLVALFTFYLLNDVSQLYGSWRGEHSFREHRRVAGNWGAAFVSMFVADYFLFHNTWLSDPDKLYWFATGLLILSGYRIALRQIMRTLRANGYNTRTVAIVGAGPLGKRLANNIISNPWMGLDLLGFYDDQISDAVYLDRKQGFMRIRGDLQAVVGAARAGYIDKVYITLPMGAEDRIKWLLDQLSDSTASVYLIPNVFIFDLLHARSESINGLPSISIFDSPMDGASRLVKRIEDIALSAIILTIIALPMLLIALGVRMTSSGPALFRQKRYGMDGRPIEIWKFRSMTVMENGGIVTQAKRNDVRITPFGAFLRRTSLDELPQFINVLRGEMSIVGPRPHAIAHNEEYRKLIAGYMLRHKVKPGITGWAQINGWRGETDTLDKMQKRIEYDLNYIRRWTLWLDLKIVFLTIFKGFMNKNAY from the coding sequence ATGCTGAACAATCAAGACGGCATCATTCGCTCCAACGAACCCATACTGGCAGTCATCCAACGCTGGCTGGATGTCCTGGTCATCAGCCTCGCGCTGCTGTTGGTCATGCTATGGCGAGACACGCCCTACACACCGCAACACTGGGTCAATCTGTTGGTCGCGCTGTTCACCTTCTATCTGCTGAATGACGTAAGCCAGCTGTATGGTTCGTGGCGGGGCGAACATAGCTTCCGTGAACACCGGCGGGTGGCAGGCAACTGGGGCGCGGCTTTCGTCAGCATGTTCGTGGCCGACTACTTTCTGTTCCACAACACCTGGCTCTCGGACCCGGACAAACTCTACTGGTTCGCCACCGGCCTGCTCATCCTCAGCGGCTACCGCATCGCCCTGCGCCAGATCATGCGCACGCTGCGCGCCAATGGCTATAACACCCGTACCGTCGCCATCGTCGGTGCCGGCCCCCTCGGCAAACGCCTCGCCAACAACATCATCAGCAATCCCTGGATGGGCCTGGACCTGCTCGGATTCTATGATGATCAGATCAGCGACGCCGTCTATCTCGACAGGAAACAGGGCTTCATGCGCATCCGGGGCGACCTCCAGGCGGTGGTCGGGGCAGCGCGGGCCGGTTATATCGACAAGGTCTATATAACCCTGCCCATGGGCGCGGAGGACAGGATCAAATGGCTGCTCGACCAACTCAGCGACAGCACCGCATCGGTCTATCTGATCCCCAATGTATTCATCTTTGATCTACTGCACGCGCGCAGCGAATCCATCAACGGCCTGCCCAGCATCAGCATCTTCGACTCCCCAATGGACGGCGCCAGCCGCCTGGTCAAACGGATCGAGGACATTGCCCTGTCAGCGATCATCCTGACCATCATCGCCCTGCCAATGCTGCTCATCGCCCTGGGTGTACGCATGACGTCGTCCGGCCCGGCGCTGTTTCGACAGAAACGCTACGGCATGGACGGCCGCCCCATCGAAATCTGGAAATTCCGCAGCATGACAGTCATGGAAAACGGCGGCATCGTCACCCAGGCCAAACGCAACGACGTCCGCATTACCCCCTTCGGCGCCTTCCTGCGCCGCACCTCCCTCGATGAACTACCGCAGTTCATCAATGTGCTGCGCGGCGAAATGTCCATCGTCGGCCCTCGCCCCCACGCCATCGCCCACAACGAGGAATACCGCAAACTGATTGCCGGCTACATGCTCCGCCACAAAGTCAAACCCGGCATCACCGGTTGGGCCCAGATCAACGGCTGGCGAGGCGAAACTGACACCCTCGACAAAATGCAGAAACGCATCGAATACGACCTGAACTACATCCGCCGCTGGACCCTCTGGCTGGACCTGAAAATCGTCTTCCTTACCATTTTCAAAGGTTTCATGAACAAGAATGCGTATTGA
- a CDS encoding TPM domain-containing protein yields the protein MRMIRLLALGLVCWTAGSSAQQAPAELALPQLTGRVVDQAELLSAPVEAQLTQMLAGHEQATTEQVVVVTVPDLQGRSIEEFGVQLGREWGIGQQDEDNGALLIVSRDDRRMRIEVGYGLEGRLTDAQSSIIINQILAPAFRQGDFEGGIIAGTEAMIQVLGGDPLRSASAAAAGERPPAPLVGGLTFFFMIILFLIGGGRGGRGRFGRAVLAGALLGGMGRGGGMGGGGGFGGGGGGFGGGGASGGW from the coding sequence ATGAGAATGATCCGGCTATTGGCGCTGGGATTGGTCTGCTGGACGGCGGGTTCGTCGGCACAGCAAGCCCCCGCTGAGCTTGCCTTGCCGCAGCTGACCGGCCGGGTAGTCGACCAGGCGGAACTGCTCAGCGCACCAGTTGAAGCGCAATTGACGCAGATGCTGGCGGGGCACGAACAGGCGACCACTGAGCAGGTGGTGGTGGTTACCGTTCCCGACCTGCAAGGGCGGAGCATCGAGGAGTTCGGTGTTCAATTGGGCCGCGAATGGGGTATCGGGCAGCAGGATGAGGATAACGGCGCGTTGCTGATTGTCTCGCGGGACGACCGGCGTATGCGTATCGAAGTCGGTTACGGGCTTGAAGGACGGCTGACCGACGCCCAGTCTTCGATCATCATCAACCAGATCCTTGCTCCGGCGTTTCGCCAGGGGGATTTCGAAGGCGGTATCATTGCCGGGACCGAGGCGATGATCCAGGTGCTCGGCGGCGACCCGTTGCGCTCTGCCAGCGCCGCTGCGGCCGGCGAGCGGCCGCCGGCACCCTTGGTGGGCGGTCTGACCTTCTTCTTCATGATCATTCTGTTTCTCATCGGCGGTGGCCGAGGCGGCCGCGGGCGCTTTGGCCGCGCGGTGCTGGCTGGTGCCTTGCTCGGTGGTATGGGCCGTGGCGGCGGCATGGGCGGCGGAGGTGGTTTCGGTGGCGGTGGCGGCGGCTTCGGTGGCGGCGGCGCGTCGGGTGGCTGGTAA
- a CDS encoding META domain-containing protein yields the protein MSATIRHLLPAALAFSLMLGGCASTNSSVSVDELIHHTWLLASATDADGKPDTALTGGDRAPIALSFHPDRMGISNACNGMGGDYQVEGDTLKVGNLMQTMMACEPVLMAREDAIKKRLQQPLEMEIDDNASQLILRNNAGVMIFHPSADTTDR from the coding sequence ATGTCCGCTACCATTCGCCACCTGTTGCCAGCCGCTCTCGCATTCAGTCTGATGCTCGGAGGCTGCGCCAGCACAAACTCCTCTGTTTCCGTAGACGAACTCATTCATCACACTTGGCTACTGGCATCCGCCACTGATGCCGATGGCAAGCCCGACACGGCTCTTACAGGTGGTGACAGGGCGCCGATTGCGCTGAGCTTTCATCCGGACCGCATGGGGATCAGCAATGCCTGCAATGGCATGGGCGGGGATTATCAGGTCGAAGGCGACACACTCAAGGTGGGCAATCTGATGCAGACCATGATGGCCTGTGAGCCGGTATTGATGGCACGCGAGGATGCCATCAAGAAGCGCCTGCAACAGCCTCTGGAGATGGAGATTGATGACAATGCCTCCCAGCTGATATTGCGCAATAACGCGGGCGTAATGATCTTCCACCCCAGTGCCGATACAACCGACCGTTAA
- a CDS encoding VOC family protein translates to MSQAKTPASLAIYLTFPGSCRDALQFYAQELGGTLSELHTHRDAPEGTGVPEEWLDQIMHGEVTVANQVIMGSDAPPGTYQPAQGVFVQLYYDDVLTAEQAYNRLSDGGTTHMPFGPSFWAKGFGMLTDRFGIGWVITSCYIEPDDWK, encoded by the coding sequence ATGAGCCAAGCAAAAACACCTGCCAGCCTGGCAATATATCTTACCTTCCCCGGTAGCTGCCGGGATGCCCTGCAATTCTACGCTCAGGAATTGGGCGGCACCTTGAGCGAGCTGCATACTCACCGCGATGCACCGGAAGGCACCGGCGTTCCAGAAGAATGGTTGGATCAGATCATGCATGGCGAAGTTACCGTGGCCAATCAGGTGATCATGGGGTCCGATGCACCGCCGGGCACCTATCAGCCGGCCCAGGGCGTATTCGTTCAACTGTATTATGACGATGTATTGACCGCGGAACAGGCTTACAATCGCTTGTCCGATGGCGGTACCACACACATGCCCTTCGGTCCGAGTTTCTGGGCCAAAGGCTTTGGCATGCTCACGGACCGGTTCGGCATCGGCTGGGTTATCACCAGCTGCTACATTGAGCCGGACGACTGGAAGTGA
- a CDS encoding DUF2147 domain-containing protein, with protein sequence MKGLQQILGVFVLMAGALGSTQVLAQPVGLWNTEDNQGQVEVSPCGDKLCGELVWLAEPMDNDGQPKLDQHNPDETLRSRPVQGLRILWDMQPAGDGKTWENGKAYDPESGKTYQGKITLDGQDVLKLRGFVGAPIFGRTSTWTRTDSPSAAQ encoded by the coding sequence ATGAAAGGTCTACAGCAAATTCTGGGAGTGTTCGTTTTGATGGCCGGAGCGCTGGGTTCAACCCAGGTACTGGCGCAGCCGGTTGGGCTATGGAACACCGAAGATAATCAGGGGCAGGTGGAAGTCAGCCCCTGCGGCGATAAACTCTGCGGTGAACTGGTGTGGCTGGCCGAACCCATGGATAACGATGGCCAGCCCAAACTCGACCAGCACAACCCTGATGAAACCCTGCGCAGCCGCCCGGTGCAGGGCCTGCGTATTCTCTGGGACATGCAGCCGGCAGGCGATGGCAAGACATGGGAAAACGGCAAGGCCTACGACCCGGAGAGCGGCAAGACCTATCAGGGCAAAATAACCCTCGATGGGCAGGACGTGCTCAAGTTACGCGGCTTCGTTGGCGCCCCTATTTTCGGTCGCACTTCCACCTGGACTCGCACCGACAGTCCCAGCGCGGCGCAATGA
- a CDS encoding TPM domain-containing protein, whose protein sequence is MTLLTQDEQQQVAEAIDRIERHTDAEVVTVLAAQADDYHYIPLLWAGLAALLLPGIVLVLTGWLSSGELLLAQWLTFIVLALLFRMPKITTRLIPRSVRHWRAGNLAHRQFVQLGLHHTSGETGMLIFVSEAERYVEIMVDRGISQRIDDSTWESIVADFTSHVREGKTLEGFLACIDACGEELKRVLPATHERNELPNRLVILS, encoded by the coding sequence ATGACACTTCTTACCCAGGATGAGCAACAACAGGTCGCCGAGGCCATCGATCGCATCGAGCGGCATACCGATGCCGAGGTGGTGACGGTGTTGGCCGCGCAGGCGGACGACTATCACTATATTCCTTTGCTGTGGGCCGGGCTCGCGGCGTTGCTGCTGCCCGGTATCGTACTGGTGTTGACGGGCTGGCTGAGTAGCGGCGAGCTGTTACTGGCCCAGTGGTTGACCTTCATCGTGCTGGCGCTGCTGTTTCGTATGCCGAAGATCACCACGCGGTTGATTCCGCGCTCGGTGAGACATTGGCGCGCCGGCAATCTGGCTCACCGGCAATTTGTGCAGTTGGGCTTGCATCACACCAGCGGCGAGACGGGCATGTTGATCTTCGTTTCCGAAGCTGAACGCTATGTCGAAATCATGGTGGATAGGGGCATTTCCCAGCGTATCGATGACAGCACCTGGGAGTCGATCGTTGCCGATTTCACCTCGCATGTACGCGAGGGGAAGACGCTGGAGGGTTTTCTGGCCTGTATCGACGCCTGTGGTGAGGAGCTCAAGCGGGTGTTGCCTGCCACCCATGAACGCAACGAGCTGCCCAACCGCTTGGTAATCTTGTCGTAG
- a CDS encoding purple acid phosphatase family protein, which translates to MKKTALATLIVAASSIGLTACLDGSNSSSDKVAPIPEEIAPDTRVLVLPYLQNPTQSAISVIWFTDTAVPGELVVDGVGSFASEPELVEALGYGESEIAYIHGDKNFGGIHADVTEGQAPALPYRHAVRVEGLSAATTYDYQVRQAGSETLMEAQFTTTPATGGRANIRFLAMSDMETEPESTDKIVAWGASAAAVGSGKLGTDPGTYNRMYPVDQTTGFRANIQYAMERQPDFWVIAGDLVEKGGRQLDWDEFWRHTAGEWSNIASSTPIFPALGNHENYWHPEGGSYSPPAVMRSYDKWNSYWELPRNYGTDERYEKRYYRMDYGPITLITLDSSNGDDSDPLKDTNLAIDGVQSRVPDFNRGSEQWNWAINELADAQARGQVIFVQFHHTPFGTGVHSLPSGSAGIANNEDSQSGQPMRIYHELFVRYGVTTVLAGHDELLEYVELDGVHYWDVGFAGDGLRGPGYAPTTDYVPFDQLPAQAQATHWSAHGDAPEIWNGNQLIDGGKHYGFLEVEVRPSGNEDYEVIMTPRYAFPLMDESGTVTGEFAHRQYNKVVRVPVER; encoded by the coding sequence ATGAAGAAGACCGCTCTGGCGACCCTGATCGTCGCTGCGTCCAGCATCGGGCTGACCGCCTGCCTGGATGGTTCCAATTCCTCCAGCGACAAGGTCGCGCCTATCCCGGAAGAGATTGCCCCGGATACTCGTGTACTGGTCCTGCCTTATCTGCAGAACCCCACGCAATCGGCGATCAGCGTCATTTGGTTTACCGATACCGCAGTGCCCGGTGAACTGGTGGTCGACGGCGTCGGCAGTTTTGCTTCCGAGCCGGAGCTGGTCGAGGCGTTGGGCTATGGCGAGAGCGAAATCGCCTACATCCACGGAGACAAGAACTTCGGCGGTATTCATGCCGATGTCACCGAAGGCCAGGCGCCGGCACTGCCTTACCGGCATGCGGTACGGGTAGAAGGGTTGAGCGCGGCCACCACCTACGACTATCAGGTGCGCCAGGCGGGCAGCGAGACGCTGATGGAGGCACAGTTCACCACGACGCCGGCTACGGGTGGGCGCGCCAATATTCGCTTCCTGGCCATGTCCGATATGGAAACCGAGCCGGAGTCCACCGACAAGATCGTCGCCTGGGGCGCCAGCGCGGCGGCTGTCGGGAGTGGCAAGCTGGGGACTGATCCCGGGACCTACAACCGCATGTATCCGGTGGATCAGACCACCGGATTCCGTGCCAACATTCAATACGCCATGGAACGTCAGCCGGATTTCTGGGTGATTGCCGGTGATCTGGTGGAGAAGGGCGGTCGTCAGCTGGATTGGGACGAGTTCTGGCGCCACACCGCGGGTGAGTGGAGCAATATCGCGTCCAGCACACCGATCTTTCCGGCTCTGGGCAACCATGAAAACTACTGGCACCCCGAGGGCGGCTCCTATTCGCCGCCAGCGGTGATGCGCTCCTATGACAAGTGGAACAGCTACTGGGAGCTGCCGCGCAACTATGGCACCGATGAGCGTTACGAGAAGCGTTACTACCGCATGGACTACGGCCCGATTACCCTGATCACGCTCGACTCGTCAAACGGTGATGACAGTGATCCTCTGAAGGACACCAACCTGGCCATTGACGGCGTGCAATCACGGGTGCCGGATTTCAACCGTGGCAGCGAACAATGGAATTGGGCCATCAACGAGCTGGCCGATGCGCAGGCCCGAGGCCAGGTGATCTTCGTGCAATTCCATCACACACCCTTCGGTACCGGGGTGCACAGCCTGCCATCAGGCAGTGCGGGCATCGCCAATAACGAGGACAGTCAGTCCGGTCAGCCGATGCGTATCTACCATGAGCTGTTCGTGCGTTATGGCGTGACTACGGTCCTCGCCGGACATGATGAGTTGCTTGAGTACGTTGAGCTGGACGGCGTGCATTACTGGGACGTCGGCTTTGCCGGTGATGGTCTGCGCGGGCCGGGGTATGCCCCAACGACCGATTATGTGCCCTTTGATCAACTGCCGGCACAGGCCCAGGCTACCCACTGGAGCGCCCATGGCGACGCCCCGGAAATCTGGAACGGCAATCAGTTGATCGATGGCGGCAAGCATTATGGCTTCCTGGAAGTCGAAGTGCGCCCCAGTGGCAACGAGGACTATGAAGTGATCATGACGCCGCGCTATGCATTTCCGCTGATGGATGAAAGTGGCACGGTGACCGGCGAGTTCGCTCATCGTCAGTACAACAAGGTGGTGCGGGTGCCGGTTGAGCGCTAG
- a CDS encoding NnrS family protein: MKAPAKRPAFLLFFPLAGLLAASVVPLSVWAVLSGSGWPPGLLGSGHGHELIFGFALALIAGYTLGNQLRQVLYPLIGLWLVARFSWLLLPDSWLALLLSPAFALLLAWHVVPRFNAAKKWRNKITGPLILTVCLLPLAWLGLRVAWRYFPDLAPSLQLDASRLLHAGVLCLLLLMMFMGGRIIAPAAAVTLERKGLEPKARLQPHIESALIILLGLAIVPLLLPGLSGTFSYRWSGLCLIAAGGVLAVRCLRWELWHCADRPDLLAFGIGYAWLALGSIASGVAFFDQSAMAPALHLVTIGGLGTLSAGVMLRLYFQRSSKTPPSTGWVWSITALIAIAAVARYFSGPTVFAQPWLLSLSAASWALAYLALTVKMLILARRI; this comes from the coding sequence ATGAAAGCCCCAGCCAAACGCCCTGCCTTCCTGCTGTTCTTTCCCCTTGCCGGTCTGTTAGCCGCCAGCGTCGTGCCACTGTCGGTCTGGGCTGTGCTGTCTGGCAGCGGCTGGCCGCCGGGGTTGCTGGGTAGTGGGCATGGGCATGAGCTGATTTTCGGTTTCGCCCTGGCGCTGATCGCCGGCTATACGCTGGGTAATCAGCTGCGGCAGGTGCTTTATCCGCTGATCGGTTTGTGGCTGGTCGCGCGCTTCAGCTGGTTGCTGCTACCGGATAGCTGGCTCGCATTGTTGCTTTCCCCGGCCTTCGCCCTGCTCCTGGCCTGGCATGTGGTGCCCCGTTTCAATGCGGCGAAGAAGTGGCGCAACAAGATCACCGGACCATTGATTCTGACGGTCTGTCTGCTTCCCCTCGCTTGGCTTGGGCTGCGGGTCGCCTGGCGTTACTTCCCCGACCTGGCGCCCAGTCTCCAGCTGGACGCCAGTCGCCTGCTCCACGCCGGTGTACTCTGTCTATTGCTGCTGATGATGTTCATGGGCGGGCGCATTATCGCCCCCGCGGCGGCCGTTACCCTGGAGCGCAAGGGACTGGAGCCCAAGGCGCGCCTGCAGCCGCATATAGAATCGGCATTGATTATTCTGCTGGGGCTGGCCATTGTGCCCTTGCTGCTGCCCGGCTTGAGCGGCACTTTCAGCTATCGCTGGTCCGGTCTTTGCCTGATTGCCGCTGGCGGGGTGTTGGCGGTCCGTTGTCTGCGCTGGGAGTTGTGGCACTGCGCTGATCGCCCCGATCTGTTGGCTTTCGGTATCGGTTATGCCTGGCTGGCACTGGGCAGCATCGCCAGCGGCGTGGCCTTCTTCGATCAGAGCGCAATGGCGCCGGCATTGCATCTGGTCACCATCGGCGGGCTGGGCACGCTGTCTGCCGGCGTGATGCTACGGCTGTATTTTCAACGCAGCAGCAAAACGCCACCGAGCACCGGTTGGGTATGGAGCATTACGGCCCTGATCGCCATTGCCGCCGTGGCGCGCTATTTCAGCGGCCCGACGGTCTTTGCCCAGCCGTGGCTGCTGAGCCTGTCCGCAGCTAGCTGGGCACTGGCCTATCTGGCCTTGACGGTGAAGATGCTCATTCTGGCCCGTCGAATCTAA